A single Flavobacteriales bacterium DNA region contains:
- a CDS encoding Fic family protein: MGKFNKEIPYNNLPLLPPKADIETKEILRKTISAGRALAQLNGTLLNLPNPTLFLDTIYLQEAKASSEVENIITTNDELYKSLVADKKVENSATKEVLSYKEALWLGLEQLKKKPFITTNLCISIVQCIKQNTASIRVIPGTTLSNTKGEVIYTPPSGENVIREKLANLEKFINEDESIDPLIKMALMHYQFEAIHPFADGNGRTGRILLLLYLKLSGLLDTPAIYLSEYIIKNKADYYKSLRSVTENNDWENYILYMLDMIEETSMKGLERLNKITTTMTKTADEIKAKLPKIYSKDLVEILFRLPYTKRQHLIDKNIGNPKTVGSYLQTLEENGFLKSIKVGKEKLYLNEGLLKILEEK, encoded by the coding sequence ATGGGCAAATTCAACAAAGAAATACCATATAACAACTTACCGTTATTGCCGCCAAAGGCCGATATTGAAACGAAAGAAATACTTCGCAAAACGATTTCGGCAGGTAGAGCATTGGCTCAACTGAACGGAACTTTGCTCAACTTACCCAATCCGACACTTTTTTTAGACACGATTTATTTGCAGGAAGCAAAAGCGAGTTCGGAAGTCGAAAACATTATCACAACAAACGATGAACTTTACAAATCGTTAGTTGCAGATAAAAAAGTAGAAAATTCAGCAACCAAAGAAGTGTTGAGCTACAAAGAGGCACTTTGGTTGGGCTTAGAACAGTTAAAGAAAAAACCGTTCATCACAACAAATCTTTGTATTAGCATTGTACAATGTATCAAACAAAATACGGCTTCTATTCGGGTTATACCCGGAACAACTTTAAGCAACACAAAAGGTGAAGTAATTTACACACCACCAAGTGGCGAAAACGTAATTCGTGAAAAATTAGCAAACTTGGAAAAATTTATCAACGAAGATGAAAGCATTGACCCATTGATAAAAATGGCTTTAATGCACTATCAGTTTGAAGCAATCCACCCTTTTGCAGACGGTAACGGAAGAACAGGACGAATTTTATTGCTGCTGTATCTAAAACTTTCAGGTTTGCTTGACACTCCTGCGATTTATTTAAGCGAATACATCATCAAAAACAAAGCAGATTATTATAAAAGTTTGCGAAGTGTAACCGAAAACAACGATTGGGAAAATTACATTTTGTATATGTTGGATATGATTGAGGAAACTTCAATGAAAGGCCTGGAGCGTTTGAATAAAATCACAACTACAATGACAAAAACTGCGGACGAAATAAAGGCAAAATTACCTAAAATTTATTCAAAGGACTTAGTGGAGATTTTGTTTCGTTTGCCTTATACCAAACGCCAACATTTAATTGATAAAAATATCGGAAACCCCAAAACAGTAGGGAGCTACTTGCAAACTTTGGAAGAAAACGGATTTTTGAAATCTATAAAAGTTGGAAAAGAAAAATTGTATCTGAATGAAGGGTTATTAAAAATTTTAGAAGAAAAATAG
- a CDS encoding cytochrome-c peroxidase, with product MKNWFYLLPVGAAIFVASCSKKNNETKQVNISEESYNQAKALFKSVSGRATSDENPLTPEKIELGKVLYYDTRLSKDGNISCNSCHNLATFGVDNKATSPGDDGTLGERNSPTVLNAAFHSTQFWDGRAKDVEEQAGMPILNPVEMAIPSEQFLVDRLSQIAEYKDLFVKAFPTDENPVSYNNIKKSIAAFERTLITPSPFDSFLNGNKSALTAQQISGLETFVKVGCTACHNGSLMGGNMFQKFGVYSDYRTLTNSKVNDEGRKKVTNQEADKDMFKVPSLRNIAKTAPYFHDGSVSNLNDAVKIMAKLNLNRDLTDQEIKDIVAFLESLTGDVPEKAKEIPAILSAKS from the coding sequence ATGAAAAATTGGTTTTATTTACTCCCCGTTGGTGCTGCAATTTTTGTGGCTTCTTGCTCTAAAAAAAATAACGAAACAAAGCAAGTTAACATTAGCGAAGAATCATACAATCAAGCTAAGGCCTTGTTTAAAAGTGTTTCTGGGCGTGCCACCTCGGATGAAAACCCATTGACTCCCGAAAAAATAGAGTTGGGCAAAGTGTTATATTACGATACCAGACTTTCTAAAGATGGCAACATCAGTTGCAACTCTTGTCATAATTTGGCAACCTTTGGGGTGGATAATAAAGCTACCTCTCCGGGCGATGATGGTACGCTGGGAGAAAGAAACTCACCTACGGTATTGAATGCCGCATTTCATTCGACTCAGTTTTGGGATGGAAGGGCAAAAGACGTGGAAGAACAGGCCGGAATGCCCATCTTAAATCCGGTAGAAATGGCCATTCCGAGCGAGCAATTTTTGGTGGACAGGCTGTCTCAAATTGCAGAATATAAAGACTTATTTGTAAAAGCATTTCCAACCGATGAAAATCCGGTTAGCTATAACAATATTAAAAAATCGATTGCCGCTTTTGAACGAACTTTAATTACCCCATCACCCTTTGATAGCTTTTTAAATGGAAATAAATCAGCCTTGACTGCACAACAGATAAGTGGCTTGGAAACATTTGTGAAAGTTGGCTGCACAGCCTGCCATAATGGTAGTTTGATGGGGGGTAATATGTTCCAAAAATTTGGGGTATATTCCGATTATCGCACACTTACAAACAGTAAGGTAAACGATGAAGGCAGGAAAAAGGTAACCAATCAAGAAGCGGACAAGGATATGTTTAAAGTGCCTTCGCTCCGAAATATTGCCAAAACGGCACCTTATTTTCACGATGGTTCGGTTTCAAACCTCAACGATGCGGTAAAAATCATGGCCAAATTAAACCTAAACAGAGATTTGACCGACCAAGAGATTAAAGATATTGTGGCATTTTTGGAATCACTGACTGGAGATGTACCCGAAAAAGCCAAAGAGATTCCCGCTATTCTCTCGGCTAAAAGTTAG
- a CDS encoding 5-formyltetrahydrofolate cyclo-ligase, whose amino-acid sequence MTIAEEKKNLRGHMLMKRAKLEKRIKERYDHWVCEKIWTNIIERAYRTVHCYLPMGAEIDINPLIERMLNENIAVVVPKTLPNRKMQNLILYSLNELEKGVFGTRHPANAEVYHGDYNLIIVPGLAFDSQNFRLGYGGGYYDTFLLQHPQACTLGVGYPFQHLKNIPLEPHDIQLTETLPYQKYPAVDEFMGM is encoded by the coding sequence ATGACAATAGCCGAAGAGAAGAAAAATCTAAGAGGACACATGCTTATGAAACGGGCAAAATTGGAAAAACGCATCAAAGAGCGATATGACCATTGGGTGTGCGAAAAAATTTGGACAAACATTATTGAACGTGCATATAGAACGGTGCATTGCTATCTGCCCATGGGTGCCGAAATTGATATTAACCCATTAATAGAGAGAATGTTAAATGAAAACATTGCGGTTGTTGTGCCTAAAACACTCCCTAACCGAAAGATGCAAAACCTCATTCTATACTCGTTGAATGAGCTGGAAAAAGGTGTTTTTGGCACCAGACATCCTGCCAATGCCGAGGTTTATCATGGAGACTATAATTTAATAATTGTACCCGGCTTGGCTTTTGATAGTCAAAATTTTCGGTTGGGCTACGGTGGCGGATACTATGATACTTTTTTGTTGCAACATCCGCAGGCATGCACATTGGGTGTTGGATACCCTTTTCAGCATCTAAAAAATATTCCGTTAGAGCCGCACGATATTCAATTAACCGAAACATTGCCATACCAGAAATACCCCGCTGTTGATGAATTTATGGGAATGTGA
- a CDS encoding Rrf2 family transcriptional regulator — MFSKACEYGIKAIIYICHQSHHDQRVSLKQIATAIDSPVAFTAKILQSLSNHQIIVSVKGHNGGYEIPIKRHTDITLHQIVEAIDGDKIYNGCGLGLEQCNEQKPCPMHFKFKAVRDDLRQMLQTTTVAELTNGLQEGLAFLKR, encoded by the coding sequence ATGTTTTCAAAAGCCTGTGAGTACGGAATTAAAGCAATCATTTACATCTGCCATCAATCGCATCACGACCAGCGGGTAAGTTTAAAACAAATAGCCACCGCCATTGATTCACCCGTTGCGTTTACTGCAAAGATATTACAATCATTATCCAATCATCAAATCATCGTGTCAGTAAAAGGACATAACGGAGGTTATGAAATTCCGATAAAACGGCACACCGACATAACGCTTCATCAAATTGTGGAAGCCATAGATGGAGATAAAATATACAACGGTTGTGGGTTGGGTTTAGAGCAATGCAATGAGCAAAAACCCTGTCCGATGCACTTTAAGTTTAAGGCTGTTAGAGATGATTTAAGACAAATGCTGCAAACCACCACGGTGGCCGAGCTTACCAATGGATTGCAGGAGGGTTTGGCATTTTTGAAACGTTGA
- a CDS encoding group III truncated hemoglobin — MVNSFYNRIRQDDLLGNIFNAVIKDNWPIHLEKMYRFWQTVLLSEHTYNGSPFAPHAKMPIEKEHFERWKMLFFKTVDQYFFGKKAEEAKWRAEKMAEMFLLKIEYFKKSETKTIH; from the coding sequence ATGGTAAATTCCTTTTACAACCGGATAAGGCAGGATGATTTATTGGGCAACATTTTTAACGCAGTAATTAAAGATAACTGGCCAATACATTTAGAAAAAATGTACCGATTTTGGCAAACGGTGCTATTGAGCGAGCATACCTATAATGGAAGTCCGTTTGCACCACATGCCAAAATGCCAATAGAGAAAGAGCATTTCGAAAGGTGGAAAATGCTATTTTTTAAAACGGTAGATCAATATTTTTTTGGGAAAAAAGCGGAAGAAGCAAAGTGGAGAGCAGAAAAAATGGCCGAAATGTTTTTGCTCAAAATCGAATATTTTAAAAAGAGTGAAACCAAAACCATTCATTAA
- the ric gene encoding iron-sulfur cluster repair di-iron protein has product MNITTKSIVGELVAADYRTASVFKQHNIDFCCKGNRTIYEVCQQAQLDAEKLIDELNKAAEKSNHSTTDFASWDSDLLADYIEKKHHRYIEQKVPELKAYLHKIAMVHGEHHPELIELEQLFTASAQELLQHIQKEEKILFPFVRAMANGESLQTPPFGTVRNPISMMMLEHDNEGERFRKMSELSHNYTPPADACATYIAAFALLKEFEEDLHLHIHLENNILFPRTIEAEKTANYA; this is encoded by the coding sequence ATGAATATCACAACAAAAAGTATCGTTGGCGAATTAGTTGCCGCCGACTACCGCACGGCTTCAGTTTTTAAGCAGCACAATATTGATTTTTGTTGCAAGGGTAATAGAACCATATACGAAGTGTGCCAACAGGCCCAACTTGATGCAGAAAAGTTGATTGATGAATTGAATAAAGCGGCTGAAAAATCCAACCATTCAACAACAGACTTTGCCTCTTGGGACAGCGATTTGTTGGCCGATTACATCGAAAAAAAACACCATCGATATATAGAGCAAAAAGTTCCTGAGCTTAAAGCTTATTTGCACAAAATTGCCATGGTTCACGGCGAACATCACCCAGAATTGATTGAACTTGAACAATTGTTTACGGCATCTGCCCAAGAGTTGCTTCAACATATTCAAAAGGAGGAAAAGATTTTGTTTCCGTTTGTTCGAGCAATGGCCAATGGCGAGTCACTTCAGACTCCACCATTTGGCACCGTGCGAAACCCTATAAGCATGATGATGCTTGAACACGACAACGAAGGAGAACGGTTTAGAAAAATGTCTGAATTGAGCCATAATTATACACCACCCGCTGATGCCTGTGCAACATATATAGCGGCCTTTGCACTGCTGAAAGAATTTGAGGAAGATTTGCATTTGCACATTCACTTGGAAAACAATATTCTATTTCCGAGAACAATAGAAGCAGAAAAAACAGCAAATTATGCCTGA
- a CDS encoding hemerythrin domain-containing protein: protein MPEPIKRHRSLQPVSREHHHGLLLSWKIRQGLSLGIAPERIKKYTDWFWENHLQPHFEFEENYVFSILEKNQPLIKRALAEHRHLEQLFTAATMIESNLVSIEQELAAHIRFEERVLFNEVQKVASEEQLNHVEHAHSNSITEDWQDEFWVRA from the coding sequence ATGCCTGAGCCTATAAAACGGCATCGCTCACTGCAACCCGTAAGTCGAGAACACCACCATGGCTTATTGTTGTCATGGAAAATTCGGCAAGGATTAAGTTTGGGTATTGCCCCAGAACGTATAAAGAAATATACCGATTGGTTTTGGGAAAACCACCTCCAACCTCATTTTGAATTTGAGGAAAACTATGTTTTTTCCATTTTAGAAAAGAATCAACCATTGATAAAAAGAGCCTTGGCAGAACACCGGCATTTAGAGCAGCTTTTTACTGCCGCCACAATGATTGAGAGCAACCTTGTCAGCATCGAACAAGAATTGGCAGCCCACATCCGTTTTGAGGAAAGGGTTCTATTTAACGAAGTACAAAAGGTGGCCAGCGAAGAGCAATTGAACCATGTTGAGCACGCACATTCTAACTCGATAACCGAGGACTGGCAAGATGAGTTTTGGGTTAGAGCCTGA
- a CDS encoding transcriptional regulator — translation MIEKINKAFESRVRLGIMSVLLVNDWMNFNSLKELLEVTDGNLSSHITALEKLDYVEVRKEFIGKRPKTSYRVTQFGRKAFQEHLNALEQLINRTT, via the coding sequence ATGATAGAAAAGATAAATAAAGCGTTTGAAAGTAGGGTTCGGTTGGGCATTATGAGTGTGCTGCTTGTAAACGATTGGATGAATTTTAACAGCCTAAAAGAACTACTTGAAGTGACTGACGGCAATCTTTCGAGCCACATCACCGCTTTAGAAAAACTTGACTATGTGGAGGTTAGAAAAGAATTTATAGGCAAACGTCCCAAAACAAGCTATCGAGTAACACAATTTGGAAGAAAAGCATTTCAGGAACATTTGAATGCCCTTGAACAATTGATAAACCGGACGACTTAA